Proteins encoded by one window of Gemmatimonas sp. UBA7669:
- a CDS encoding YgaP family membrane protein, which produces MCNDKIIRRMAGIMVLLSVAQGFTVSDKFFWFTAFIGANLLQSSFTNFCLPEKLFARFGWFGCSTAPRG; this is translated from the coding sequence ATGTGCAACGACAAGATCATCCGCCGCATGGCCGGCATCATGGTGCTGCTGTCCGTGGCCCAGGGCTTCACGGTGTCGGACAAGTTCTTCTGGTTCACCGCCTTCATCGGCGCCAATCTGCTGCAGTCGAGCTTCACCAACTTCTGTCTGCCCGAAAAGCTGTTCGCGCGCTTCGGGTGGTTTGGGTGCAGTACCGCGCCGCGCGGTTGA
- a CDS encoding efflux RND transporter permease subunit, giving the protein MSTSWGISGRVAKAFLNSKLTPLVTVASLAVGVLGILATPREEEPQISVPMIDVITAMPGATPSEAENLLARPVEQRMMEIPGVDHVYTMSGDGYAMVTVRFKVGEDQERSVTKVQAKLAGSMDRAPLGALPVGALPPIVKSHSIDDVPVLALTLHGKDVDANALRQLAVHLEDEIRTVPEVAETFVTGGSPRQISVQLDAARLAAAGVSPGEVAMALRSANARLDAGSFTTGDSVVQIAVGAPLTDAREVGSVVVATRVGRPVYLRSVAEVRDDFGEVTSYVSHRAGNAAAEAAVTVAVAKRQGANATQVTHAVLERVNQAKGRLLPSSVQLDVTRDYGETAGEKAQELILHLIIATVSVTLLIWLFLGWREALVVLVAVPVTLALTLFVYYALGYTLNRITLFALIFSIGILVDDAIVVVENIYRHLAMGNRPADVAAIDAVDEVGNPTILATFTVIAAIVPMAFVSGMMGPYMRPIPVGASVAMLASLAVAFIVTPYMAYRLLKGHVVAGQGSIAHPAEAETGTGRFYRRIMSPLIERRGTRLAFYGVVGVLLLGSMALVGLKAVQVKMLPFDNKSEFQVVLDLPEGTSLETTNRAASEIAAYLGTVDEVVSTQVYAGTAAPFNFNGLVRHYFMRSGPNVADVQVNLAPKHERDRQSHDIAVAVRPAVDSIARRYGASAKVAEIPPGPPVLSTLVAEVYAADDAARLEAATKVKAIFEQTPGVVDVDWTVESPQHRKTFKVDRVRAAESGASVEQLTQTLYLALSGNRSSLVASATAREAVPIVPRLPEAQRSSVEALLALPVATAAGPQPLGRFVTVVDGVREGVRIRKDLRPAIYVTGDVAREIEAPVYAILEMNRQIEALQVGGASVGIYNAVPPESLTETAIKWDGEWQVTIEVFRDLGLAFAIVLLLIYVLVVGWFQSFTIPLVIMAPIPLTLIGILPGHALSGAFFTATSMIGMIALAGIIVRNSILLVDFIQLEEARGRQLVDAVLEAGAVRFRPIALTAAAVVVGGLVMVLDPIFQGLAVALMSGAVVATLLTMVVVPLLYWELRKNAPPTVDSPLHTEHDN; this is encoded by the coding sequence ATGTCCACGTCCTGGGGTATTTCAGGCCGCGTGGCCAAGGCCTTCCTCAACTCCAAGCTCACGCCGCTGGTGACCGTGGCGTCGCTGGCCGTGGGTGTGCTGGGCATTCTCGCCACACCACGCGAGGAGGAACCGCAGATTTCGGTGCCCATGATCGACGTGATCACGGCCATGCCAGGCGCCACGCCATCTGAAGCGGAGAATCTGCTCGCGCGTCCCGTCGAGCAGCGCATGATGGAGATTCCCGGAGTCGATCACGTCTACACCATGTCGGGCGACGGCTACGCCATGGTGACCGTGCGATTCAAGGTTGGCGAGGATCAGGAACGCAGCGTGACCAAGGTGCAGGCCAAACTGGCGGGCAGCATGGACCGTGCGCCACTCGGCGCATTGCCTGTTGGTGCACTGCCGCCAATCGTCAAGTCGCACTCCATTGATGACGTGCCCGTGCTGGCGCTCACGCTGCATGGCAAGGACGTGGACGCCAACGCGCTGCGTCAGTTGGCGGTACATCTTGAAGACGAAATTCGCACCGTGCCCGAGGTGGCCGAGACGTTTGTGACTGGCGGGTCGCCGCGGCAGATCTCGGTGCAGCTCGACGCCGCGCGTCTGGCTGCAGCCGGCGTATCGCCCGGTGAAGTGGCCATGGCGCTGCGCAGCGCCAACGCGCGCCTCGATGCCGGCAGCTTCACCACGGGCGACAGTGTGGTGCAAATCGCCGTGGGTGCGCCGCTCACCGACGCCCGCGAAGTGGGCAGTGTCGTGGTGGCCACGCGCGTCGGTCGTCCCGTGTATCTGCGTAGTGTGGCCGAGGTGCGTGACGACTTTGGCGAGGTCACATCGTACGTGTCACACCGTGCCGGCAACGCCGCCGCCGAGGCTGCGGTCACGGTGGCGGTGGCCAAGCGCCAGGGCGCCAACGCCACCCAAGTCACGCACGCCGTGCTTGAGCGCGTGAATCAGGCCAAGGGGCGTCTGCTGCCGTCCAGTGTGCAGCTCGACGTCACCCGCGACTACGGCGAAACGGCCGGCGAGAAGGCGCAGGAACTCATTCTGCACCTCATCATCGCCACCGTCTCCGTCACGCTGCTCATCTGGCTGTTTCTCGGCTGGCGCGAAGCGCTCGTGGTGCTGGTCGCGGTGCCGGTCACGCTCGCGCTCACGCTCTTCGTGTACTACGCGCTGGGCTACACCCTCAATCGCATCACGCTCTTCGCACTCATCTTCTCCATCGGTATCCTGGTGGACGACGCGATTGTCGTGGTGGAAAACATCTATCGTCACCTGGCCATGGGCAACCGCCCGGCCGATGTGGCGGCCATCGATGCCGTGGATGAAGTGGGCAACCCCACCATTCTTGCCACCTTCACCGTCATTGCGGCCATCGTGCCCATGGCCTTCGTGAGCGGCATGATGGGTCCCTACATGCGTCCCATTCCCGTGGGCGCGTCGGTGGCAATGCTCGCGTCGCTGGCCGTGGCGTTCATCGTCACACCGTACATGGCCTATCGCCTGCTCAAGGGGCATGTGGTGGCGGGGCAGGGTTCCATCGCCCATCCGGCTGAAGCCGAAACGGGCACGGGGCGTTTCTATCGCCGCATCATGTCTCCGCTCATCGAGCGTCGCGGCACGCGCCTGGCCTTTTACGGCGTGGTGGGCGTGCTGCTGCTCGGCAGCATGGCGCTGGTCGGACTCAAGGCGGTGCAGGTCAAGATGCTGCCGTTCGACAACAAGAGCGAGTTCCAGGTGGTGCTCGACCTGCCCGAGGGCACGTCGCTCGAAACCACGAACCGCGCGGCATCGGAGATTGCCGCCTATCTGGGCACGGTGGACGAAGTCGTGAGCACGCAGGTGTACGCGGGCACGGCGGCGCCGTTCAACTTCAACGGACTCGTACGTCACTACTTCATGCGCAGCGGTCCCAACGTGGCCGATGTGCAGGTCAACCTGGCGCCCAAGCACGAGCGCGATCGCCAGAGTCACGACATCGCCGTGGCCGTGCGCCCGGCCGTGGACTCCATTGCCCGGCGCTATGGTGCCTCGGCCAAGGTGGCCGAGATTCCGCCGGGACCGCCGGTGCTCTCCACGCTGGTGGCCGAAGTGTATGCCGCCGACGATGCCGCGCGTCTCGAGGCGGCCACGAAGGTCAAGGCCATCTTCGAGCAGACGCCGGGTGTGGTGGATGTGGACTGGACGGTGGAGTCCCCGCAGCACCGCAAGACCTTCAAGGTGGACCGCGTGCGCGCCGCGGAAAGCGGTGCGAGTGTGGAGCAGCTGACGCAGACGCTGTATCTGGCACTCTCCGGCAACCGCAGCAGTCTTGTGGCTTCTGCCACGGCGCGTGAAGCGGTGCCCATCGTGCCACGGCTGCCCGAGGCGCAGCGTTCGAGTGTGGAAGCGCTGCTGGCCTTGCCGGTAGCGACGGCCGCAGGCCCGCAGCCGCTTGGGCGCTTTGTGACGGTGGTGGACGGCGTGCGTGAGGGTGTGCGCATCCGCAAGGATTTGCGGCCGGCCATCTACGTGACCGGTGACGTGGCGCGCGAAATCGAGGCGCCGGTGTACGCCATTCTCGAGATGAATCGGCAGATCGAGGCGCTGCAGGTGGGCGGCGCGTCGGTGGGCATCTACAACGCCGTGCCTCCCGAGTCGCTCACGGAAACAGCCATCAAGTGGGACGGTGAGTGGCAGGTGACCATCGAAGTGTTCCGTGATCTGGGCCTCGCGTTTGCCATCGTGCTGCTGCTCATCTACGTGCTGGTGGTGGGCTGGTTCCAGAGCTTCACCATTCCCCTGGTGATCATGGCGCCCATTCCGCTCACGCTCATTGGTATTCTGCCGGGGCACGCGCTCAGCGGCGCCTTCTTCACGGCCACGAGCATGATCGGCATGATCGCACTGGCCGGCATCATCGTGCGCAACTCCATCCTGCTGGTGGACTTCATCCAGCTCGAGGAGGCGCGTGGCCGCCAGCTGGTGGACGCCGTGCTCGAAGCGGGCGCGGTGCGCTTCCGGCCCATTGCGCTCACTGCGGCCGCGGTGGTGGTGGGCGGCCTGGTCATGGTGCTCGATCCGATCTTCCAGGGTCTGGCCGTGGCCCTCATGAGTGGAGCCGTCGTGGCCACGCTGCTCACGATGGTGGTGGTGCCGTTGCTGTACTGGGAGCTGCGCAAGAACGCGCCGCCCACTGTGGACTCACCCCTGCATACGGAGCACGACAACTGA
- a CDS encoding efflux RND transporter periplasmic adaptor subunit — MTDITMLQHAARSTPRSNMSTRHLRFTAAGLAAALALAACGQSNEPAVATANAGVASTRFAGTALVVADTTLTTSFAAAGVAEPLQQATVSTKLMGTVNAVLVQEGDMVRAGQSLVQIDARDLEAKAAQVAAAIADAEAMQKEAATHAARFTALYQDSAATRAQYDAAMTGLARADAGLRAARASNSELAAVRSYATVRAPFSGMVTLRLVDAGSFAAPGAPLITLQDISSLRLSVTVPADVARHLARGQRVQATVDGDSATARIEGVVPAGAGGLYTVNALLDNRHHARRAGSAVTLQLSTGTKQALVVPQRALVRDGDLVGVVVRHNGTDERRWIRIGDDRGDLVEVTSGLRSGETIVVPAATNTGGN, encoded by the coding sequence ATGACCGATATCACGATGCTACAGCATGCCGCGCGGTCCACACCGCGCTCCAATATGTCCACGCGCCATCTCCGCTTCACCGCCGCAGGACTTGCCGCGGCCCTTGCCCTTGCGGCCTGTGGCCAGAGCAACGAACCCGCTGTGGCCACGGCCAACGCGGGCGTGGCCTCTACCAGATTCGCCGGCACCGCGCTCGTGGTCGCCGACACCACACTGACCACGTCCTTTGCCGCGGCCGGTGTGGCAGAACCCCTGCAACAGGCCACCGTAAGCACGAAGCTCATGGGGACGGTCAACGCCGTGCTGGTGCAGGAAGGCGACATGGTGCGCGCCGGGCAGTCGCTCGTGCAGATCGATGCGCGCGACCTCGAGGCCAAAGCCGCGCAGGTGGCAGCCGCCATCGCCGACGCCGAGGCCATGCAGAAGGAGGCCGCCACACACGCCGCGCGCTTCACCGCACTCTATCAGGACTCGGCCGCCACCCGGGCGCAGTACGACGCCGCCATGACCGGTCTGGCCCGGGCCGACGCCGGACTGCGCGCGGCGCGAGCGAGCAACAGTGAACTGGCGGCCGTGCGCAGCTACGCCACGGTGCGTGCCCCCTTCAGCGGCATGGTGACGCTGCGCCTGGTCGATGCGGGCAGCTTTGCCGCGCCGGGTGCACCGCTCATCACGCTGCAGGACATCTCGTCGCTGCGCCTCAGCGTCACCGTTCCCGCCGACGTGGCGCGTCACCTTGCGCGCGGACAGCGAGTGCAAGCCACCGTGGACGGCGACAGCGCCACCGCACGCATTGAAGGCGTCGTGCCGGCTGGTGCGGGCGGTCTCTACACCGTCAACGCCTTGCTCGACAATCGCCACCACGCGCGGCGCGCGGGCAGCGCCGTGACACTGCAGCTCTCCACGGGTACGAAGCAGGCGCTCGTCGTCCCGCAGCGTGCCCTCGTGCGCGACGGCGACCTGGTGGGCGTCGTGGTGCGACACAATGGCACCGACGAGCGTCGCTGGATTCGCATTGGCGATGACCGCGGCGACCTGGTGGAAGTCACCAGTGGCCTGCGCAGCGGTGAAACCATCGTGGTGCCTGCCGCCACGAACACTGGCGGCAACTGA